TCTTTTTCCAACCTTTCGAATAACCGCGTACCAGGATAAGGCGTAACAATACTAAACGATACTTCATCTAAACCCCATTCATTCATCGCCTGAAGCGTCCTATCAAATATATCTACAGTATCATCATCAAAACCAAACATGAAGAACCCGGTCACATCCATACCATAATCTTTAATTTTTCTAATAGCTTCACCATATTCCTCGACTTTATTTGTTCTTTTACCCGCAGCATTAATATTTTCCTGAGAAACAGATTCAATACCTATATACCATCTCTCAACTCCAGCCTCATTCGCAAGCTGTAACAATTCATCATCTCTAGATAAAACATTGATGTTTCCGAAACAATGAAATCTCTTATTTAAAACAGCCATCTCTCTAAATAAGGATTTTGTATAATTAGGATTAATAGTTAACGAAGCATCTGCGAAAAATAATGTTTTAGCTTTAATCGTTTTCATTTCATCAATTACATTTTTTACTGGCCTCCCTCTAAAACGAGCACCTTCCACCTTTTGCATTGCACAAAATTCACATCCAGTTGGGCATCCACGTGATGCCTGAATAGCCTTCATAAGTGTATACGAACCTATATCATGTCGAGCAGCAGGAATAAACTCAGGCTCTACTAGTCTATCTGCTCTATAGAATGATTTAAGTTTTCCATTTTCTAGATCTTTCAAAAGTTGAGGCCAAGTAAGCTCCGCTTCACCTATTACTACGCTATCTGCATGCTGTTTAGCCTCCTCTGGTAGTAATGAAGCATGATAACCACCAAAGACAACAGGAATACCTCGTTTTCTAAATTCATCTGCAATTTCATACCCTCGTAAAGAATTATAGGTTAAGCAGGAGATACCTACAAGATCATAGTCGTTATTGAATTTGACTTTTTCATAACGCTCATCCACAATTTTTATTACATGCTCTCTGGGAGTTATAGCTGCTATTTGTTGAAGAGTCAAAGAAGGATATGAAAATCTGGTGAAAAAACGTCGTTTCCCAATAGTATGAGGCATTATTAATATTATTTTCATTTTTATTCTCCTGTTTATCCATATTTTAAGATTAACAACAACTCATTTTTATACATAATTTATATATTAATATTTCCATTGAGTTCTTTATCTTGATTTAC
The sequence above is a segment of the Candidatus Thermoplasmatota archaeon genome. Coding sequences within it:
- a CDS encoding radical SAM protein, which codes for MKIILIMPHTIGKRRFFTRFSYPSLTLQQIAAITPREHVIKIVDERYEKVKFNNDYDLVGISCLTYNSLRGYEIADEFRKRGIPVVFGGYHASLLPEEAKQHADSVVIGEAELTWPQLLKDLENGKLKSFYRADRLVEPEFIPAARHDIGSYTLMKAIQASRGCPTGCEFCAMQKVEGARFRGRPVKNVIDEMKTIKAKTLFFADASLTINPNYTKSLFREMAVLNKRFHCFGNINVLSRDDELLQLANEAGVERWYIGIESVSQENINAAGKRTNKVEEYGEAIRKIKDYGMDVTGFFMFGFDDDTVDIFDRTLQAMNEWGLDEVSFSIVTPYPGTRLFERLEKDGRITSYDWSRYEEGNVNFKPLKMTQEELLQGIRRIAGDFYSVKSSLTRSFNVNHFNPVKSFVTFGRNMALRSFYKKEKLNILTMSH